TTTTTCTATGAATTCCTTTCCTTTCTCCACTGCAGAAGTCGCCTTGCTTTTGGCCTCTTCAAAATATTCCTCTGTCCTTTTCTTTGCATCCTCTGCCAGATCTTTTATCATCTTTCTCGTTTCTTCACCTGCTTTAGGAGCTATCAGCAGTGCAATGCCTGCACCTACCAGCCCTCCCAGAAAAAATGAAAGGAGCATTGAACCAGCGCTAAAATCTTTTCCTTCCTCTGCCATATGTTGTTCCTCCTCTTAATTAGGCTTTTGCCTTTTTACTTAAAACACCTTTTACAATAGCTCCTATACCAGCTTTTATCCCTGCCTTTAAACCGGGTATACAAAAAAACGGGGATGAGGCCGCGCCACTCACAAGCTTACTTACGTGCATTATATCCTTACCGACTTCTCTTACCGATGCCGAAAGAGTTCTTACATCTTCTGTAATAGCTGTTGCATTATCAGTCACGTTTCTCATGCTCTTCAGGCTCTTTCGTAGCTCCTCAAGCGTTGGATTCAGGCTATCTTCCGTGGTCTTCAAAAATTCCTTTATAGCCTTTACTGTTCCTCTTACCTCAATCATAACATAAACAAAGACACAGGCTGCTGCAACAATTGAGAGAGTTATTATACCAAAAAAGATGTTGCTCATAATGATTCCCCCATAAATATAATCCTTTTTACATTCCTTGTTTAATTATAACATTATCAGCAAATTTGTTAAGCAAAAAAATACGTGTTATTAATCTTTATGCCTTTTTCCTTAATATGAGCGAACCCACCGCACCAACAAGCGACACAATGGCAGAGAGGATAAATGCATTCGTAAATGTTCCCGTTGTATCCTTAATCCACCCTGCAATTGCCGGACCCAACGCCTGCCCCACGCCGAAAAAAAGCGTGATAAAGCCAAGCCCTGCAGGTGCAAGTTTGCCTCCGACTGCATCACCTGCAGCGGCAGCCATAATGGTAGGTATTGAAAAGGCAGATATTCCGAATACAAAAGCAGAGAGGTAAAAACCGGCTTCAACTTTGTAAAAAGCGAAGATAAGATAAGATATTGTAAGGGTTATATAGGCAAGCATTGAACCATATCTTCTTCCTAGGACATCAGATATGCTTCCCCACACAACACCGCAAAAAATGCTGAAGACGCCAAGCACGGCAAATATCGCCCCTGATGTTGAGGGTGAAATCCCGATCTCTTTTGTTAAATATGCGATAAAAAATGTGAGGTATATGATATAAGAAAAGCCGTACATGAAATAGACACAGCCAAGCTTCCATATCTCGGGTTCTCTGATAATATCCTTCCATGCAGAAAAAAGTGTAACTTTGACCCCGCCTTTTTGTTCTTCATCACCCCCATACATGGAAAGTCCCTTTTCTTTCGGGTTGTTCCTTAAAAAAGCGTAACAGACAAAAGCAAGAACAAATACTGCAATCCCCATAAAAAACCAGGCATATCTCCATCCATCGTGACCAAAATGTGTAATAACCGGTGGAATAATAACTCCTGACAGGAAAAGGCCAACACCTATTCCGCCTGAAACTATACCTGTTGCAAGCCCCCTGTTTTTTGCAGCAAACCAGGCAGCAGGCAATGCCATAATAGGGACGTAACTGCTGCCATTTCCTGCCCCTGCAAACAACCGCATGATAAAAGC
The nucleotide sequence above comes from Pseudomonadota bacterium. Encoded proteins:
- a CDS encoding YtxH domain-containing protein, translating into MAEEGKDFSAGSMLLSFFLGGLVGAGIALLIAPKAGEETRKMIKDLAEDAKKRTEEYFEEAKSKATSAVEKGKEFIEKEKNIFGSAIEAGKEAYEKEKEKTA
- a CDS encoding DUF948 domain-containing protein, coding for MSNIFFGIITLSIVAAACVFVYVMIEVRGTVKAIKEFLKTTEDSLNPTLEELRKSLKSMRNVTDNATAITEDVRTLSASVREVGKDIMHVSKLVSGAASSPFFCIPGLKAGIKAGIGAIVKGVLSKKAKA
- a CDS encoding MFS transporter, which translates into the protein MNKKHYAWIIAFTGTLVTILAHGFGRMSYSVILPSMKDGLSLNYTQIGLIGTGNFIGYLSLAIIGGFLAARFGVRRVVFVSLIIIGIALFLTGFSESFLFAFIMRLFAGAGNGSSYVPIMALPAAWFAAKNRGLATGIVSGGIGVGLFLSGVIIPPVITHFGHDGWRYAWFFMGIAVFVLAFVCYAFLRNNPKEKGLSMYGGDEEQKGGVKVTLFSAWKDIIREPEIWKLGCVYFMYGFSYIIYLTFFIAYLTKEIGISPSTSGAIFAVLGVFSIFCGVVWGSISDVLGRRYGSMLAYITLTISYLIFAFYKVEAGFYLSAFVFGISAFSIPTIMAAAAGDAVGGKLAPAGLGFITLFFGVGQALGPAIAGWIKDTTGTFTNAFILSAIVSLVGAVGSLILRKKA